A stretch of Candidatus Vicinibacter affinis DNA encodes these proteins:
- the lpxK gene encoding tetraacyldisaccharide 4'-kinase — MLKKTLQLILAPFSFLYGIGVSIYQGFYLSGFFKTLKFSIPVISVGNLTVGGTGKSPHIEYLIKLLKDYIPVAVLSRGYRRKTTGHILLTQTHTAVEVGDEPVQIKTKFPDVPFAVNSNRSIGIPKLLSQHPEVKTILLDDAYQHLEVTPGLNILLTEYANPYFQDYLLPSGRLREWRYGARRADIVIVTKCPNEPKEEEIFTWRFKLKLNEKQLLFFSYLDYGTPYHLFNHDKIFKLNDGLDLMVISAIAQSSYLLEYLAPRVASVTDYNFEDHHYFTETELTHIFNKYNKISHSNKMLLTTEKDATRLRLHETFIRNQNLDIYVLPLNIDFYNKELFDQTIKNFLLEFKI; from the coding sequence ATTTTGAAAAAAACACTTCAACTTATACTTGCACCTTTCTCTTTTCTTTACGGAATTGGCGTCAGTATTTACCAAGGTTTTTATTTGTCAGGATTTTTCAAAACACTCAAATTCAGTATTCCTGTAATCAGTGTCGGCAACCTAACAGTTGGTGGCACCGGAAAATCTCCGCACATCGAATATTTGATCAAATTACTCAAAGATTATATTCCAGTGGCCGTTCTAAGTCGTGGCTATCGTCGTAAAACAACCGGGCATATTTTATTAACTCAAACACATACCGCAGTAGAAGTTGGCGATGAACCTGTACAAATCAAAACCAAATTTCCTGATGTTCCTTTTGCAGTGAACAGTAACAGATCCATTGGCATCCCTAAACTATTATCACAACACCCTGAAGTAAAAACCATTCTTTTAGACGATGCCTATCAACACCTTGAAGTCACTCCGGGTCTAAACATTCTTCTTACAGAATATGCTAACCCCTATTTTCAGGATTATCTTTTACCTAGCGGTCGTCTGCGGGAATGGCGTTATGGTGCCCGACGTGCTGACATCGTTATAGTTACAAAATGTCCTAATGAACCAAAGGAAGAAGAGATTTTTACCTGGCGATTCAAGCTAAAGTTAAATGAGAAGCAATTGTTATTTTTTTCATATCTTGATTATGGCACGCCATATCACCTATTCAATCATGATAAAATTTTTAAATTAAATGATGGATTGGATTTAATGGTTATAAGCGCCATTGCACAGTCTTCCTATCTTTTGGAATATCTTGCCCCAAGGGTTGCCTCTGTAACAGATTACAATTTTGAAGATCATCACTACTTTACTGAAACTGAGCTCACGCATATTTTCAATAAATATAATAAGATAAGTCATTCAAATAAAATGTTACTTACCACCGAAAAAGATGCTACGAGATTGCGCTTACATGAAACATTTATAAGAAATCAAAATTTGGATATTTATGTGCTCCCTTTGAATATTGATTTTTATAACAAAGAATTGTTCGACCAAACTATAAAAAATTTCCTTTTAGAATTCAAAATATAA
- the murA gene encoding UDP-N-acetylglucosamine 1-carboxyvinyltransferase: MNTGDSFVVTGGNKLNGTLTPQGAKNEALQILCATLLTEELVIIENLPDILDIRHLIELIKGLGVIVQRLGPNSYSFCAKEVDLDYFGTHEFQSNARKIRGSVMLLAPLLARYKRAVLPKPGGDKIGRRRLDTHFLGLQKLGAVFNYDEQSNQYNISADKLKGTYILMDEISVTGTANIIMAAVMASGETTIYNAACEPYLQQLCKMLNRMGAKIKGIGSNLLQIEGVEKLNGTTHRILPDMIEIGSFISLAAMTQSEILIKDAGVEHLGIIPFVFERMGVTLKISGDDILVPAMEEYEIQQFMDGSVMTIYDAPWPGFTPDLMSVILVMAIQAKGNVLIHQKMFESRLFFVDKLIDMGAQIILCDPHRAAVNGLNRKYPLKGIEMTSPDIRAGVALLIAALSAQGKSVIHSIHQIDRGYERIDERLNAIGAEIIRK, encoded by the coding sequence ATGAATACAGGAGATAGTTTTGTAGTAACAGGTGGAAATAAATTGAATGGCACTTTAACCCCTCAGGGAGCAAAAAATGAAGCCTTGCAAATTTTGTGTGCTACTTTACTCACTGAAGAGTTGGTGATCATAGAAAATCTACCAGACATTTTGGACATCAGGCATTTGATTGAATTGATCAAAGGTCTTGGGGTAATTGTTCAACGTCTGGGACCCAATAGCTATTCTTTTTGTGCGAAGGAAGTAGATCTGGATTATTTTGGCACACACGAATTCCAATCCAATGCCAGAAAGATCAGAGGCTCTGTAATGTTGTTAGCTCCACTCCTTGCGAGATATAAAAGAGCTGTTTTGCCAAAACCCGGTGGAGATAAAATTGGTCGCCGAAGATTGGACACCCACTTTCTTGGTTTACAGAAGTTGGGAGCTGTTTTTAATTATGATGAACAATCAAATCAATACAACATCAGTGCAGACAAATTAAAAGGAACTTACATACTGATGGATGAAATTTCTGTGACCGGCACTGCTAATATCATCATGGCAGCAGTGATGGCCAGTGGAGAGACTACAATTTATAACGCCGCTTGTGAACCATACCTTCAGCAATTATGTAAGATGCTGAATCGAATGGGGGCTAAAATAAAAGGCATTGGATCCAATTTACTTCAAATAGAAGGGGTAGAAAAACTAAACGGGACTACTCATAGGATATTACCTGATATGATTGAAATCGGCAGTTTTATAAGTCTGGCTGCCATGACGCAATCTGAAATTTTAATTAAAGATGCAGGAGTTGAACATTTGGGAATCATCCCATTTGTATTCGAAAGGATGGGTGTTACTCTGAAGATCAGTGGGGATGATATCCTGGTGCCGGCTATGGAGGAGTATGAAATTCAGCAATTTATGGATGGTTCTGTTATGACAATTTATGATGCACCCTGGCCGGGATTCACACCCGACCTCATGAGTGTAATACTTGTCATGGCGATACAAGCTAAAGGCAATGTGCTTATACATCAAAAGATGTTTGAATCAAGGTTATTTTTTGTGGATAAATTAATAGATATGGGGGCGCAAATTATTTTATGTGATCCTCATCGTGCTGCGGTTAATGGTCTCAACAGAAAGTATCCTTTGAAAGGAATTGAAATGACTTCACCTGATATTCGTGCGGGGGTTGCTTTGCTGATTGCAGCCTTGTCTGCCCAAGGAAAAAGTGTGATTCACTCCATCCATCAGATTGACAGGGGATATGAAAGAATTGATGAAAGGCTTAATGCCATTGGTGCTGAAATAATCAGGAAATGA
- a CDS encoding SET domain-containing protein: MEKTYYCPDLLWETIEEIDGILNLKKAKDKNIQALFAQTSFLDGDVIIAFQAKEILESPTYLTVQIGAHNHITLVPEFLQYINHSCDPNIVFDVDQMVIRAIKNIETGEELKFFYPSTEWEMDQPFICNCGSAQCLGLISGASGLDPASKLRYQVSQYIKNKWSESDHRKV; the protein is encoded by the coding sequence TTGGAAAAAACATATTACTGTCCTGATCTGCTTTGGGAAACAATTGAAGAAATAGATGGTATATTAAATCTTAAAAAGGCAAAGGATAAAAATATACAAGCTTTATTTGCCCAAACATCATTTTTAGATGGTGATGTCATTATTGCATTTCAAGCAAAGGAGATTTTAGAAAGTCCAACTTATCTAACTGTGCAGATAGGGGCACACAATCATATAACACTAGTACCGGAGTTTCTTCAATATATCAATCACAGTTGTGACCCAAATATTGTTTTTGACGTTGATCAAATGGTTATTAGGGCAATTAAAAATATTGAGACCGGTGAAGAGTTAAAGTTTTTTTATCCTTCAACGGAGTGGGAAATGGATCAGCCATTTATTTGTAATTGTGGGTCTGCCCAATGTTTGGGATTGATATCAGGTGCATCGGGCTTAGATCCCGCATCGAAGCTGCGTTATCAGGTAAGCCAATATATTAAAAACAAGTGGAGTGAATCAGATCACAGGAAGGTATGA
- a CDS encoding DNA gyrase/topoisomerase IV subunit A has protein sequence MENQDVPLQEGDHILTLDGMYQDYFLDYASYVILERAVPAIEDGLKPVQRRILHSMYEKEDGRYHKVANLIGHTMQYHPHGDAAIGDALVNLGQKDLLIDTQGNWGDFRTGDSAAAPRYIEARLTKFALEVAFNPQLTEWQLSYDGRNKEPEVLPMKFPLLLAQGVEGIAVGLATKILPHNFIEIIKASIQYLKGNKVKIYPDFETGGQIDVSDYQQGARGGKVKIRAKIEVEDKKYLVIRELPFSVTTTSLIESIVKASEKGKIKIKQVSDNTAKDVEIRIEIQPGVSPEVTIDALYAFTSCEISISPNACVIVKDSPVFLSVQDILRISTENTRILLGKELEFRKNELLEKWHLTSLEKIFIENRIYRDIEECTSWQEVVENIEVGLAKYVITPEMNIKTADKRIRLNRSITLDDITHLTEIRIKRISKYNKFQTDEHLKNLESEIKQVNHHLEHLTDYTIAYFENLLSKYGKGKERRTRLMEFESIQATQVVANNARLYVNREEGFIGWGLKKDDFVKECSDIDDIIVFRADAKCIVSRISEKTFVGKDILHVDVWRKGDERTTYNLIYIDGETGKAMAKRFNVTGVTRDKEYDLTKGHPKSKALYFSANPEGEAEIVSIQLTAGCSAKIKQFDFNFSELDIKGRSSQGNIVTKYPVRKVSLKEKGKSTLTAQTIWYDENTGRLNIDGRGRSLGGLNKGDLLLAVYKTGNYEITEYDLNNRYAYEDLLVIEKFNPEKIISAIYFDGEKRWSMAKRFKIETSTHGQKFSFISDHKDSKLYFVSTHRNPEVLFSYKRKNEKIDEILTLNEFVDVKGWKALGNKIEDLSLLKVVDQSKPETNVKNPGTEKLKPGDTIDFD, from the coding sequence ATGGAAAATCAGGATGTTCCTTTACAAGAAGGAGATCATATATTAACCCTTGATGGGATGTACCAGGATTACTTTTTGGATTATGCCTCCTATGTCATTCTTGAAAGGGCAGTGCCGGCCATTGAAGACGGTTTAAAACCGGTCCAACGAAGGATACTCCACAGCATGTATGAAAAGGAAGATGGTCGTTATCACAAGGTGGCCAACCTGATCGGGCATACCATGCAATATCATCCGCACGGAGATGCAGCTATAGGGGATGCTTTGGTAAATCTAGGTCAAAAGGACCTGTTAATTGATACACAAGGTAACTGGGGAGATTTCCGAACAGGAGATTCTGCGGCTGCTCCAAGATATATAGAAGCGAGATTGACCAAGTTTGCCCTGGAGGTAGCCTTCAATCCACAGTTGACTGAGTGGCAATTATCTTATGATGGAAGGAATAAAGAGCCTGAAGTTCTTCCAATGAAATTTCCATTATTATTGGCACAGGGTGTAGAGGGTATAGCTGTTGGATTGGCAACTAAAATCCTGCCACACAATTTTATTGAAATCATCAAAGCTTCCATCCAATATTTAAAAGGCAATAAGGTAAAAATTTATCCTGATTTTGAAACCGGCGGGCAAATAGATGTTTCGGATTATCAGCAAGGGGCCCGTGGAGGGAAGGTGAAAATCCGTGCAAAAATTGAAGTAGAAGACAAGAAATATTTGGTGATCCGTGAGTTGCCTTTTTCAGTGACCACCACGTCACTGATTGAATCAATTGTTAAGGCTTCTGAAAAAGGAAAGATTAAAATTAAGCAAGTCTCTGATAATACTGCGAAAGATGTAGAGATACGAATTGAAATACAACCCGGTGTTTCTCCTGAGGTTACCATTGATGCTCTTTACGCATTTACAAGTTGTGAAATATCTATTTCTCCAAATGCATGTGTCATCGTAAAGGACAGTCCCGTCTTTCTGAGTGTGCAGGATATTTTAAGAATATCCACTGAAAATACCAGGATTCTTTTAGGTAAAGAGTTGGAATTTAGAAAAAATGAGTTGCTCGAAAAATGGCATCTCACTTCACTCGAAAAAATATTCATAGAAAACAGGATATATCGGGATATTGAAGAATGTACAAGCTGGCAGGAGGTAGTGGAAAATATTGAAGTCGGGTTAGCAAAATATGTGATTACGCCTGAAATGAATATCAAAACGGCTGATAAAAGAATCAGACTTAACCGTTCAATTACTTTAGACGATATTACGCACCTTACTGAAATCAGAATTAAGCGAATTTCGAAATACAATAAATTCCAAACTGATGAGCATCTTAAAAATCTGGAATCAGAAATTAAACAGGTCAATCATCATTTGGAACATCTCACTGATTACACCATTGCCTACTTTGAAAACCTATTAAGTAAATACGGGAAGGGCAAAGAGCGCAGAACCAGATTGATGGAATTTGAATCCATTCAGGCAACACAGGTTGTTGCCAATAATGCCAGGCTTTATGTAAACAGGGAAGAAGGATTTATTGGCTGGGGCCTGAAGAAAGATGATTTTGTTAAGGAGTGTTCAGACATCGATGACATTATTGTTTTTAGAGCCGACGCCAAATGTATAGTGAGCAGAATATCTGAAAAAACATTTGTGGGCAAAGATATTCTGCATGTGGATGTGTGGAGAAAGGGAGATGAACGGACCACCTATAATTTGATATACATAGATGGTGAGACCGGTAAGGCGATGGCTAAGAGATTTAATGTTACAGGGGTGACAAGGGATAAAGAATATGATCTTACCAAAGGGCATCCAAAATCCAAAGCGCTTTATTTTTCAGCAAATCCGGAAGGAGAGGCTGAAATTGTTAGTATCCAACTTACCGCAGGTTGTTCAGCCAAGATAAAACAGTTTGATTTTAATTTTTCTGAATTAGATATAAAAGGCAGAAGCTCACAGGGAAATATTGTCACCAAGTACCCTGTAAGAAAAGTAAGCCTGAAGGAAAAGGGGAAGTCAACACTGACTGCGCAAACCATTTGGTATGACGAAAATACAGGAAGGTTAAATATTGATGGTAGGGGAAGATCCTTGGGTGGACTTAATAAAGGAGATCTTTTGTTAGCTGTTTACAAAACAGGTAACTATGAAATTACTGAATATGATCTGAACAATCGTTATGCATATGAAGACCTGTTGGTAATTGAGAAATTCAATCCGGAAAAAATCATTTCGGCCATTTATTTTGATGGAGAAAAAAGATGGTCAATGGCAAAAAGATTTAAAATAGAAACTTCGACTCATGGACAGAAGTTTTCATTTATTTCAGACCACAAGGATTCAAAATTGTATTTTGTGAGTACGCACAGAAATCCGGAGGTCCTTTTTTCATATAAGCGAAAGAATGAAAAAATAGATGAAATCCTCACCCTCAATGAATTTGTAGATGTTAAAGGATGGAAGGCTCTGGGTAATAAAATTGAGGACCTCAGTTTACTTAAAGTGGTAGACCAAAGTAAGCCAGAGACTAACGTCAAAAATCCGGGTACTGAAAAACTTAAGCCGGGAGATACGATTGATTTTGATTAA
- a CDS encoding PorT family protein produces MKKIYSIIFFATCILNAVVAQRSGLFMGVQLGFQNSWIFNKNDFDAGGVLDFKATFKPAFGVNVGYNLSKNLGIQSGIIFSQQGQKYITDGNSLADYKTDLNYLKFPLLLKWNSDPEKIVSFLLHAGFQISLLQSANSSRTGGYGYYSPNLTDVKDLYSSNPFELVIGLGAMVNLGKLNITALLKPEYSLTDIEKVDLKSSSRDIARNFVFSIPQISLNYSLKD; encoded by the coding sequence ATGAAAAAAATTTACTCCATTATTTTCTTCGCTACCTGCATTCTTAACGCTGTTGTTGCACAAAGAAGCGGTCTGTTTATGGGTGTACAGCTTGGATTTCAAAATTCATGGATTTTTAATAAAAATGACTTTGATGCTGGTGGGGTGTTGGATTTTAAAGCTACTTTCAAACCTGCATTCGGCGTAAATGTGGGTTATAACCTCAGCAAAAACCTGGGTATTCAAAGTGGAATTATATTTTCACAACAAGGTCAAAAATACATCACCGACGGCAACAGCCTGGCTGATTATAAGACCGATTTAAATTACTTAAAATTTCCTTTGCTTTTAAAATGGAATTCCGATCCTGAAAAAATTGTTTCATTCCTGCTTCATGCCGGATTTCAAATAAGCCTTTTACAATCTGCCAATTCTTCCAGGACCGGAGGTTATGGATACTACAGTCCCAACCTTACTGATGTGAAAGACCTTTATTCGTCGAATCCTTTTGAATTGGTCATTGGCTTAGGAGCAATGGTCAATTTAGGGAAACTGAACATTACAGCTTTACTTAAACCGGAATATTCACTTACCGACATCGAGAAAGTAGATCTTAAATCCAGTAGCCGTGATATTGCGAGAAATTTTGTTTTCTCCATTCCACAAATAAGTCTGAACTATTCACTGAAAGATTAA
- a CDS encoding T9SS type A sorting domain-containing protein: MKWLLILYPCIYFACNYTPPAQTKTVKVEAGNALDYFYYSRSYPEQSINMDQFTNEYEKYIRNKITNRTTPIDSWAAMGPLNYAGRCLEIQFNNENPNTLFVGTAGAGLWRSYTAGVGPKAWHHVSTGYPVLSVSCMAIHPTDSNTLYIGTGEVYNYGNVGTGHSVWRTRGSYGMGILKSTDGGTSWKPSLDWSREDLRGVNKIIIDYKNTKRIIAGTSEGIFISEDNGHTWKQSLKVINVTDLIQKNDNPDIMVAAAGNLLSSDGGIYKSLDGGVSWTKSGIGFPAFNGKVMLTKDPSNSNRILASVGSPVGNASEIQESNNFGDQWQSLGAALRYTYYWIAHDISVHPGNPYDILCGGVEVFKFNRASSSLERRSQWNAWFYDNIKIGGPEGDSSYVHADIHDIIRHPDNPDVVYLATDGGVFRTLNNGVSFEGCNGLLQTIQFYQSCSNSSQDSNFFIGGLQDNATAVYEGKPEWRRVIGGDGGFTCIDPTNDQKVYGSIYWLAAFRSIDRAKTFQYIFPQQGANTANFIAPICLCEAEENILATSGDTFYLTENGGASWTKPIQGSLIDSGRICNALSFAPSDCNYLYASTTPFKQGIQGAVVRKGNAQCIRSKDKGRTWTNIQAGIPNRIVMDFAVDPNIPQRVFAVCSGFGTPHVFFSEDAGLNWLPLTNGLPDVPFNSITIDPFQPEHIYAGSDLGVWFSRNSGKNWESFNEGLVEACLVMDLSISKANKKLRIGTHGRGMFERSLVSSYKIVSAKNIQQQADLFSYYPNPVKNYLILKSKNHKFSPTKLDVCDVLGHPILSRELVEGENRIDLFNFPKGIYWLVVKNGALSQSEIFVIQ; encoded by the coding sequence ATGAAATGGCTCTTAATATTATACCCGTGTATTTATTTTGCGTGTAACTATACTCCTCCTGCTCAAACTAAGACTGTTAAAGTTGAAGCAGGTAATGCTTTGGATTATTTTTATTATTCAAGGTCTTACCCTGAACAGTCAATTAATATGGATCAATTCACCAATGAATATGAAAAATATATTCGCAACAAGATTACAAACCGCACCACACCCATTGATTCCTGGGCGGCAATGGGGCCTTTGAATTATGCAGGAAGGTGTCTTGAAATCCAATTCAACAATGAAAACCCAAACACCCTTTTTGTAGGTACTGCCGGTGCAGGATTATGGAGATCATATACAGCCGGAGTCGGTCCAAAAGCATGGCATCATGTTTCTACCGGATATCCTGTTTTATCAGTTTCCTGTATGGCAATTCATCCAACTGACAGTAATACACTTTATATAGGTACAGGAGAAGTATATAATTATGGCAATGTTGGAACAGGACACAGTGTTTGGCGGACGCGAGGAAGTTATGGAATGGGCATCTTAAAATCAACTGATGGCGGAACGTCCTGGAAGCCTTCCTTGGATTGGTCCAGGGAAGATCTGAGGGGCGTGAATAAAATTATTATAGATTACAAGAACACAAAAAGGATCATAGCTGGAACTTCTGAAGGTATTTTTATAAGCGAGGACAATGGACACACTTGGAAACAATCACTTAAAGTAATAAACGTTACGGATTTAATCCAAAAAAATGACAACCCCGATATCATGGTTGCTGCGGCAGGTAATCTATTATCCAGTGATGGTGGAATTTATAAATCCTTGGATGGAGGAGTGAGTTGGACTAAAAGTGGAATTGGATTTCCTGCATTTAATGGTAAAGTGATGTTGACTAAAGATCCTTCTAATTCAAACAGAATTTTAGCCAGTGTGGGATCTCCGGTTGGCAATGCATCTGAAATTCAGGAGAGCAATAATTTTGGAGATCAATGGCAAAGTCTTGGTGCTGCCTTGCGCTATACTTATTATTGGATTGCCCACGACATCAGTGTACACCCAGGTAATCCTTATGATATTTTATGTGGAGGTGTGGAAGTTTTTAAGTTCAATCGCGCTTCTTCCTCCCTTGAAAGGCGCAGTCAATGGAATGCCTGGTTTTATGATAATATTAAAATTGGCGGGCCGGAAGGAGATTCGAGTTATGTCCATGCAGATATTCATGACATCATCCGACATCCTGACAATCCTGATGTAGTGTATCTGGCAACGGATGGGGGTGTTTTCAGGACATTAAATAATGGTGTAAGTTTTGAAGGTTGCAATGGGTTGTTACAGACGATACAATTTTATCAATCATGTTCTAATTCTTCACAAGATTCCAATTTTTTCATTGGAGGCCTTCAGGACAATGCAACAGCAGTTTATGAAGGTAAACCTGAATGGAGAAGGGTGATCGGCGGAGATGGGGGATTCACCTGTATTGATCCTACGAATGATCAAAAAGTCTACGGGAGTATTTATTGGCTTGCTGCATTTAGATCGATCGATAGAGCGAAGACATTTCAGTATATTTTCCCACAACAGGGTGCGAACACTGCAAATTTTATTGCACCAATTTGTTTATGCGAAGCGGAAGAGAACATACTTGCTACCTCCGGAGATACTTTTTATCTCACTGAAAATGGTGGCGCCTCCTGGACTAAACCAATACAAGGTTCACTGATTGATTCCGGAAGAATTTGTAATGCCTTGAGTTTTGCACCGTCTGATTGTAATTATTTATATGCATCGACCACTCCTTTCAAACAAGGAATCCAGGGCGCGGTGGTTCGAAAGGGAAATGCGCAATGCATTCGAAGTAAAGACAAAGGCAGAACCTGGACTAATATACAAGCCGGAATTCCAAATCGGATCGTAATGGATTTTGCTGTTGATCCAAATATACCTCAAAGAGTTTTTGCTGTTTGTTCCGGTTTTGGTACACCGCATGTATTTTTTTCTGAAGATGCAGGTTTGAATTGGTTGCCCCTTACTAATGGACTTCCTGATGTCCCGTTTAACAGTATAACCATTGATCCGTTCCAACCGGAACACATTTATGCAGGCTCTGATTTGGGTGTGTGGTTCAGTAGAAATTCAGGAAAGAATTGGGAAAGTTTCAATGAAGGTTTGGTGGAAGCCTGCCTTGTTATGGACCTAAGTATTTCCAAGGCAAATAAAAAATTGAGAATTGGCACTCATGGGCGGGGGATGTTTGAACGTTCTCTGGTTTCCAGTTATAAGATTGTGTCTGCCAAAAATATACAACAGCAAGCGGATTTATTCAGCTATTATCCCAATCCTGTAAAAAATTACCTCATCTTAAAATCGAAAAATCACAAATTTAGTCCGACAAAACTTGATGTTTGTGATGTCCTGGGCCACCCGATTCTGTCAAGAGAACTTGTGGAAGGAGAGAACAGAATTGACCTTTTCAATTTTCCAAAGGGTATATATTGGCTTGTGGTGAAAAATGGAGCGCTGTCCCAATCAGAAATTTTTGTAATTCAATAA
- a CDS encoding SET domain-containing protein-lysine N-methyltransferase, with product MRICVLQPDYGSSSVDYQNYDPRRDLSGLMSEATIDHVFLNKLTTYKQLKELSGKSYDVFVNLCEGYLEWDIPSIDVIHSLEMLNLPYTGPNAELYDPPKDLMKYVAYCEGVKTPPYYKVSDDSDLSKISNYLKFPMFVKPIKAGDSLGIDDHSKVDTAHDLYLKIESLRKEYNDILIEEYIPGREFTVLVVADESKPRKCRSFKPVEYIFPENFAFKTYSLKTSELHPEANKPCDDKKLDKILRESAERIFKAFNGVGYARMDFRVNDANEVYFLEINFTCSVFYSEGYEGSADYILKYDGVGQEGFLRMIVEEGIKRYKSRMKKYEMNGNAISGFGIYAKQGFKKGEVIFKGEERAQRIVTKRYVGKNWTIDDKRFFKQYAYPLSNQVYCLWDNDPTEWAPQNHSCDPNTEYKGLDVIALREVQLGEELTLDYSNFLDEQAESFVCQCNSPKCKGVISGVLNNSVTKREDFQEMRSRHRVLKTMERP from the coding sequence ATGAGAATTTGCGTATTACAACCTGACTATGGTTCTTCCTCCGTGGATTATCAGAACTATGACCCCAGAAGGGATTTATCTGGTTTGATGTCTGAGGCTACTATAGATCACGTTTTTTTAAATAAGCTTACCACTTATAAGCAATTAAAAGAACTGTCCGGAAAATCCTACGATGTATTCGTAAATCTTTGTGAAGGATATCTTGAATGGGACATTCCTTCCATAGATGTCATTCACAGTTTGGAAATGCTGAATCTCCCATACACCGGTCCTAATGCAGAATTGTATGACCCGCCTAAGGATCTTATGAAATATGTAGCCTATTGTGAAGGTGTGAAGACACCTCCATATTACAAAGTGAGCGATGATTCAGATTTAAGTAAAATTTCAAATTATTTGAAATTCCCGATGTTTGTTAAACCAATAAAGGCTGGAGACAGTCTTGGAATTGACGATCACTCAAAAGTGGATACTGCCCATGATCTTTATTTGAAAATCGAATCCTTGAGGAAAGAGTACAACGATATACTCATTGAAGAATATATCCCAGGGAGAGAATTTACAGTCCTTGTTGTAGCTGATGAAAGCAAGCCAAGGAAGTGTAGAAGTTTTAAGCCTGTGGAGTACATTTTCCCCGAGAACTTTGCATTTAAAACATATTCACTCAAAACATCCGAACTTCATCCTGAAGCAAACAAGCCATGCGACGATAAGAAACTCGATAAAATTTTAAGGGAGTCTGCAGAAAGAATTTTTAAAGCATTCAACGGAGTGGGCTACGCAAGAATGGATTTTCGTGTGAATGATGCAAACGAAGTTTATTTCCTGGAAATCAATTTTACTTGTTCTGTTTTTTATTCCGAAGGTTATGAAGGTTCTGCAGATTATATCTTGAAATATGATGGTGTTGGACAGGAGGGATTTTTGCGGATGATTGTGGAGGAAGGAATAAAGAGATATAAATCCAGAATGAAAAAATATGAAATGAATGGCAATGCGATTTCAGGTTTTGGCATTTACGCAAAGCAGGGATTCAAAAAGGGAGAGGTCATTTTTAAAGGTGAAGAGAGGGCACAAAGGATAGTGACCAAACGATATGTAGGTAAGAACTGGACGATTGATGATAAAAGATTTTTCAAACAATATGCCTATCCACTGAGTAATCAGGTTTATTGTTTGTGGGACAATGATCCCACTGAATGGGCTCCACAAAATCACAGTTGCGATCCGAACACAGAGTATAAAGGATTGGATGTTATTGCACTCAGGGAAGTTCAACTAGGAGAAGAGTTGACACTTGATTATTCTAATTTTCTGGATGAGCAGGCGGAGTCATTTGTTTGTCAATGTAATTCACCAAAGTGCAAGGGTGTTATTTCTGGAGTCTTGAATAATTCTGTCACTAAAAGAGAAGATTTTCAAGAGATGCGTTCCCGGCATCGTGTCTTAAAGACCATGGAAAGACCCTAA